In one Nomascus leucogenys isolate Asia chromosome 13, Asia_NLE_v1, whole genome shotgun sequence genomic region, the following are encoded:
- the TRPV5 gene encoding transient receptor potential cation channel subfamily V member 5 yields the protein MGGFLPKAERPGSQLQKLLPSFLVRQEDWDQHLDKLHMLQQKRILESPLLRAAKENDLSVLRQLLLDRTCDIRQRGALGETALHIAALYDNLEAAFVLMEAAPELVFEPTTCEAFAGQTALHIAVVNQNVNLVRALLTHRASVSARATGTAFRRSPRNLIYFGEHPLSFAACVNNEEIVRLLIEHGADIRAQDSLGNTVLHILILQPNKTFACQMYNLLLSYDGHGDHLQPLDLVPNHQGLTPFKLAGVEGNTVMFQHLMQKRRHIQWTYGPLTSILYDLTEIDSWGEELSFLELVVSSDKREARQILEQTPVKELVSFKWNKYGRPYFCIMAALYLLYMICFTMCCVYRPLKFRGGNRTHSRDITILQQKLLQEAYETREDIIRLVGELVSIAGAVIILLLEIPDIFRVGVSRYFGQTILGGPFHVIIITYACLVLVTMVMRITNTNGEVVPMSFALVLGWCSVMYFARGFQMLGPFTIMIQKMIFGDLMRFCWLMAVVILGFASAFYIIFQTEDPTSLGHFYDYPMALFSTFELFLTVIDAPANYDVDLPFMFSIVNFAFAIIATLLMLNLFIAMMGDTHWRVAQERDELWRAQVVATTVMLERKLPRCLWPRSGICGCEYGLGDRWFLRVENHNDQNPLRVLRYVEVFKNSDKEDGQEHPSEKQPSGAESGTLARASLALPTSSLSRTVSQSSSHRGWEILRQNTLGHLNLGLNLSDGDGEEVYHF from the exons ATGGGGGGTTTTCTACCTAAGGCAGAAAGGCCCGGGAGCCAACTTCAGAAACTTCTGCCCTCCTTTCTGGTCAGACAAGAAGACTGGGACCAGCACCTGGACAAGCTTCATATGCTGCAGCAGAAGAG GATTCTAGAGTCTCCACTGCTTCGAGCAGCCAAGGAAAATGACCTGTCTGTTCTTAGGCAACTTCTACTGGACCGCACCTGTGACATTCGACAAAGAG GAGCCCTGGGGGAGACGGCACTGCACATAGCAGCCCTCTATGACAACTTGGAGGCGGCCTTCGTGCTGATGGAGGCTGCCCCAGAGCTGGTCTTTGAGCCCACCACATGTGAGGCTTTTGCAG GTCAGACTGCACTGCACATCGCTGTTGTGAACCAGAACGTGAACCTGGTGCGTGCCCTGCTCACCCACAGGGCCAGTGTCTCTGCCAGAGCCACAGGCACTGCCTTCCGCCGTAGTCCCCGCAACCTCATCTACTTTG GGGAGCACCCTTTGTCTTTTGCTGCCTGTGTGAACAACGAGGAGATCGTGCGGCTGCTCATTGAACATGGAGCCGACATCAGGGCCCAGGACTCCCTGG GAAACACAGTGTTACACATCCTCATCCTCCAGCCCAACAAAACCTTTGCCTGCCAGATGTACAACCTGCTGCTGTCCTACGATGGACATGGGGACCACCTGCAGCCCCTGGACCTTGTGCCCAATCACCAGGGTCTCACCCCCTTCAAGCTGGCTGGAGTGGAGGGTAACACTGTG ATGTTCCAGCACCTGATGCAGAAACGGAGGCACATCCAGTGGACATATGGACCCCTGACCTCCATTCTCTACGACCTCACGGAGATCGACTCCTGGGGAGAGGAGCTGTCCTTCCTAGAGCTTGTGGTCTCCTCTGATAAACGAGAG GCTCGCCAAATTCTGGAACAGACCCCAGTGAAGGAGCTGGTGAGCTTCAAGTGGAACAAGTATGGCAGGCCGTACTTCTGTATCATGGCTGCCTTGTACCTGCTCTACATGATCTGCTTCACCATGTGCTGCGTCTACCGCCCCCTTAAGTTTCGTGGTGGCAACCGCACTCATTCTCGAGACATCACCATCCTCCAGCAAAAACTACTACAG GAGGCCTACGAGACACGTGAAGATATCATCAGGCTGGTGGGGGAGCTGGTGAGCATCGCTGGGGCTGTGATCATCCTGCTCCTAGAG ATCCCAGACATCTTCAGGGTTGGTGTCTCTCGCTATTTTGGACAGACGATTCTTGGGGGGCCATTCCATGTCATCAT CATCACCTATGCCTGCCTGGTGCTGGTGACCATGGTGATGCGGATCACCAACACCAATGGGGAGGTGGTGCCCATGTCCTTTGCCCTGGTGCTGGGCTGGTGCAGTGTCATGTATTTCGCTCGAGGATTCCAGATGCTGGGTCCCTTCACCATCATGATCCAGAAG ATGATTTTTGGAGACCTAATGCGTTTCTGCTGGCTGATGGCTGTGGTCATCTTGGGATTTGCTTCTG CGTTCTATATCATTTTCCAGACAGAGGACCCAACCAGTCTGGGGCATTTCTATGACTACCCCATGGCACTGTTCAGCACCTTCGAGCTTTTTCTCACGGTTATTGATGCACCTGCCAACTACGATGTGGACTTGCCCTTCATGTTCAGCATTGTCAACTTCGCCTTCGCCATCATTGCCACACTGCTCATGCTCAACCTGTTCATTGCCATGATGGGTGACACCCACTGGAGGGTGGCCCAGGAGCGGGATGAGCTCTGGAGGGCCCAG GTTGTGGCCACCACAGTGATGCTGGAGCGGAAGCTGCCTCGCTGCCTGTGGCCTCGCTCCGGGATCTGTGGGTGCGAGTACGGGCTGGGGGACCGCTGGTTCCTGCG GGTTGAGAACCACAATGATCAGAATCCTCTGCGAGTGCTTCGCTATGTGGAAGTGTTCAAGAACTCAGACAAGGAGGATGGCCAGGAGCATCCATCTGAGAAACAGCCCTCTGGGGCTGAGAGTGGGACTCTAGCCAGAGCCTCCTTGGCTCTTCCAACTTCCTCCCTGTCCCGGACCGTGTCCCAGAGCAGCAGTCACCGAGGCTGGGAGATCCTTCGTCAAAACACCCTGGGGCACTTGAATCTTGGACTGAACCTTAGTGACGGGGATGGAGAGGAGGTCTACCATTTTTGA